Proteins encoded in a region of the Benincasa hispida cultivar B227 chromosome 2, ASM972705v1, whole genome shotgun sequence genome:
- the LOC120071929 gene encoding serine/threonine-protein kinase STY13-like isoform X2, which translates to MLSKVQHKNLVKFIGACKEPVMVIVTELLLGGTLRKYLLNMRPRCLDTRVAVGFALDIARAMECLHSHGIIHRDLKPENLLLTADHKTVKLADFGLAREESLTEMMTAETGTYRWMAPELYSTVTLRQGEKKHYNHKVDAYSFAIVLWELLHNKLPFEGMSNLQAAYAAAFKNVRPSAENIPEELAIVLTSCWQEDANARPNFTQIIQMLLNYLYTISPPEPVIPSRIFSSENTVFPPESPGTSSLMAVRDDSGDTPKAKMENNPRGCFFCSNDCY; encoded by the exons ATGTTGTCTAAAGTACAACATAAAAATCTTGTCAAG TTTATTGGTGCCTGCAAGGAGCCTGTAATGGTGATAGTAACCGAGCTTTTATTAGGAGGGACCTTACGAAAGTACCTGCTCAATATGCGCCCACGGTGCTTGGACACACGTGTGGCAGTCGGTTTTGCACTTGATATTGCTCGTGCTATGGAATGCCTTCACTCACATGGCATCATACACCGTGATCTGAAACCTG AGAACCTTCTGTTGACTGCAGATCACAAAACAGTTAAATTAGCTGATTTTGGTTTGGCAAGAGAAGAGTCGTTGACAGAGATGATGACTGCAGAGACGGGGACTTACCGTTGGATGGCTCCAGAG TTGTACAGCACTGTGACACTAAGGCAAGGGGAGAAGAAACATTACAACCATAAAGTGGATGCCTATAGCTTTGCTATTGTGTTATGGGAACTGCTACACAACAAGTTGCCATTTGAAGGCATGTCAAATCTTCAAGCAGCATATGCAGCTGCTTTTAAG AATGTTAGGCCTAGCGCAGAGAATATTCCAGAGGAACTGGCTATCGTTCTAACATCATGCTGGCAGGAGGATGCAAATGCACGTCCAAATTTCACCCAAATCATCCAAATGTTACTTAATTACCTTTATACCATTTCACCCCCTGAGCCGGTGATTCCTTCCCGAATTTTCTCTTCTGAGAACACGGTGTTTCCTCCTGAGTCTCCCGGAACAAGCTCACTGATGGCAGTCCGTGACGATTCAGGGGACACTCCAAAAGCTAAAATGGAAAATAATCCCAGAGGTTGTTTCTTCTGCTCCAATGACTGTTACTAA
- the LOC120071929 gene encoding serine/threonine-protein kinase STY13-like isoform X1 yields MEAGSRFYSATDEFRLETKWLVDPKHLFVGPRIGEGAHAKVYEGKYKNQTVAIKIVHKGETADEVAKKEARFAREVAMLSKVQHKNLVKFIGACKEPVMVIVTELLLGGTLRKYLLNMRPRCLDTRVAVGFALDIARAMECLHSHGIIHRDLKPENLLLTADHKTVKLADFGLAREESLTEMMTAETGTYRWMAPELYSTVTLRQGEKKHYNHKVDAYSFAIVLWELLHNKLPFEGMSNLQAAYAAAFKNVRPSAENIPEELAIVLTSCWQEDANARPNFTQIIQMLLNYLYTISPPEPVIPSRIFSSENTVFPPESPGTSSLMAVRDDSGDTPKAKMENNPRGCFFCSNDCY; encoded by the exons atGGAAGCTGGGAGTAGATTTTACTCTGCTACGGATGAATTCAGATTGGAAACCAAGTGGTTGGTTGATCCCAAGCATCTCTTCGTTGGACCTAGAATTGGAGAGGGAGCTCATGCCAAAGTTTATGAGGGCAA ATATAAAAACCAGACTGTTGCTatcaaaattgttcataaaGGGGAAACAGCTGATGAGGTGGCAAAGAAAGAGGCTCGGTTTGCTCGAGAAGTTGCAATGTTGTCTAAAGTACAACATAAAAATCTTGTCAAG TTTATTGGTGCCTGCAAGGAGCCTGTAATGGTGATAGTAACCGAGCTTTTATTAGGAGGGACCTTACGAAAGTACCTGCTCAATATGCGCCCACGGTGCTTGGACACACGTGTGGCAGTCGGTTTTGCACTTGATATTGCTCGTGCTATGGAATGCCTTCACTCACATGGCATCATACACCGTGATCTGAAACCTG AGAACCTTCTGTTGACTGCAGATCACAAAACAGTTAAATTAGCTGATTTTGGTTTGGCAAGAGAAGAGTCGTTGACAGAGATGATGACTGCAGAGACGGGGACTTACCGTTGGATGGCTCCAGAG TTGTACAGCACTGTGACACTAAGGCAAGGGGAGAAGAAACATTACAACCATAAAGTGGATGCCTATAGCTTTGCTATTGTGTTATGGGAACTGCTACACAACAAGTTGCCATTTGAAGGCATGTCAAATCTTCAAGCAGCATATGCAGCTGCTTTTAAG AATGTTAGGCCTAGCGCAGAGAATATTCCAGAGGAACTGGCTATCGTTCTAACATCATGCTGGCAGGAGGATGCAAATGCACGTCCAAATTTCACCCAAATCATCCAAATGTTACTTAATTACCTTTATACCATTTCACCCCCTGAGCCGGTGATTCCTTCCCGAATTTTCTCTTCTGAGAACACGGTGTTTCCTCCTGAGTCTCCCGGAACAAGCTCACTGATGGCAGTCCGTGACGATTCAGGGGACACTCCAAAAGCTAAAATGGAAAATAATCCCAGAGGTTGTTTCTTCTGCTCCAATGACTGTTACTAA